AATTCCTGTTCCAATAGCTGTAGCACCTAAATTTAAATAGCTCATTGACTCACGAGCTGCTGTGATCTTTTCAATATCACTTTTAATATAGCTAGCAAAAGCATTGAAAGTGTTTCCTAAGGTTGTAGGAACCGCATCTTCAAGTTCTGTTCTACCCATTTTGATGATATCTTTGTATTTTTTAGCTTTAGCTTCTAATTCAGCTTTTAAGCCTTCCATAGCTTTTAAAAGATCACTAAGTTTTGCATAGGTTGCTACTTTGATTGAGCTTGGATAGGTATCGTTTGTAGATTGACCTAAATTTGTATGATCATTTGGGTGAAGGTATTGATATTCTCCTTTTTTATGACCCATACTTTCAAGAGCAATATTTGTGATAACTTCGTTAGTGTTCATATTTGTGCTAGTACCAGCACCACCTTGGATCATATCCACAACAAATTGATCTAAAAATTCACCAGCAATCAATCTATCGCAAGCTTTAGCAATAGCATCAGCTTTATCTGCATCAAGAACTCCAACTTCTTTGTTAGCTAGAGCAGCTGCTTTTTTAACTTGAGCAAAAGCTTTTACAAAATAAGGATAATCTTGTAGTCTTCTACCACTCATATTGAAGTTTTCTAGTGCTCTAAAAGTTTGCACTCCATAATAAACTTCATCAGAAATTTCTAACTCACCAATAAAGTCGTGTTCTTTTCTTGTTCCCATGATGTACTCCTTGTGGGTTTTATTTAAGTTTCATTTATGAACTTAATAGGTATTATATAACAATTTTTTATAAAAGTTTCATAAAATTTTCCAATTTTTTCTAATTTTAATAAAAATATATAAAATAATATAAAGTATTGATATTCATTTTCTAAATAGTGGATATTTTATGAATAATTTTATTTATAATGATATTAATTATATTTATTTTTTGTATATTTTTTTGAAGTATTTGTTGAAGTTATGATTGTAATGGGTATCATTTTTTAGATAATTTGATTATAAGCTATCATCTTAACACTTAAAATCTTATTCACTCAAACTAAACCCATTAAGGGTTTAGTTTAATTATTTAAAACTTC
The DNA window shown above is from Campylobacter lari and carries:
- a CDS encoding aspartate ammonia-lyase → MGTRKEHDFIGELEISDEVYYGVQTFRALENFNMSGRRLQDYPYFVKAFAQVKKAAALANKEVGVLDADKADAIAKACDRLIAGEFLDQFVVDMIQGGAGTSTNMNTNEVITNIALESMGHKKGEYQYLHPNDHTNLGQSTNDTYPSSIKVATYAKLSDLLKAMEGLKAELEAKAKKYKDIIKMGRTELEDAVPTTLGNTFNAFASYIKSDIEKITAARESMSYLNLGATAIGTGINCHPDYKFVVEKKLKEITGVDFKPAEDFIAATQDTADFVHVSGALKTAAVRLSKIANDLRLMNSGPRCGLAEISLPAMQPGSSIMPGKVNPVICEAVGEACYEVIGNDVTIMLCSERGEFELNAFEPGIAYGLFNSIVLLENAMKTLAEKAIKGLKANPENCKKLVLNSIGIVTAFNPVLGYEKSASIAKEALETGKAVGDICLERGYLPKEKIDEILTPENMLNPHMTEKRKA